In a single window of the Streptacidiphilus sp. P02-A3a genome:
- a CDS encoding AAA family ATPase, with product MYLSRVRIDGIKGFQGERAVDLTLTRPDGGHAGWTVLAGRNSSGKTSLLQAVAAALLTPVQAYGLVPDLSAWQSADPGLIELTLTGSAADPAAAPGNRVEGVARRADIEVSCTWQLPPGREHLRPQVVWRRRPSGGADSAEADALADSEWEFALLGSIAGYGPYRRMSRSAARRDDRAFLSLFDEEAALNDCVAWLVDADHRRLEGRPGAAETVEAVLGLLGDGLLPDGLRVSGVSSEGLSVTDGSREFPLIEMSQGVRTAVALAVSLIWELAREDPAAHLRRRDGRFVVSRPGIVLIDEIDAHLHVTWQQRIGYWLKAHFPEIQFLVTTHSPYICQAADPNGLIRLGAPGDGTAPAVVDEELYRRVVYGSGDDAILSELFGLESPFSAEAEQLRRRAGDLEDAMLDGEATDNERREFDELSEKLSSSLSTRAAEVAARLGRPT from the coding sequence GTGTACCTGTCGCGCGTACGCATCGACGGCATCAAGGGGTTCCAGGGCGAACGCGCGGTGGACCTGACGCTGACCCGCCCGGACGGCGGCCACGCCGGATGGACGGTGCTCGCGGGCCGCAACAGCTCCGGCAAGACGAGCCTGTTGCAGGCCGTCGCGGCGGCGCTGCTCACCCCGGTGCAGGCGTACGGGCTGGTGCCCGACCTGTCCGCCTGGCAATCGGCCGACCCGGGCCTGATCGAGCTGACCCTCACCGGCTCCGCCGCCGACCCGGCCGCCGCGCCGGGGAACCGGGTCGAAGGGGTGGCCCGGCGGGCGGACATCGAGGTCAGCTGCACCTGGCAGCTCCCGCCCGGGCGGGAGCACCTGCGCCCGCAGGTGGTCTGGCGGCGACGGCCCAGCGGCGGAGCCGACAGCGCCGAGGCGGATGCCCTGGCCGACTCGGAGTGGGAGTTCGCGCTGCTCGGCAGCATCGCCGGGTACGGCCCCTACCGCCGGATGAGCCGGTCCGCCGCCCGCCGCGACGACCGGGCCTTCCTCTCCCTCTTCGACGAGGAGGCGGCGCTGAACGACTGCGTCGCCTGGCTGGTGGACGCCGACCACCGGCGGCTGGAGGGCAGGCCCGGCGCGGCCGAGACGGTGGAGGCGGTACTCGGGCTGCTCGGCGACGGGCTGCTGCCGGACGGCCTGCGGGTGTCCGGGGTGTCCTCCGAAGGCCTCTCGGTCACCGACGGGAGCAGGGAGTTCCCGCTCATCGAGATGAGCCAGGGCGTGCGCACGGCGGTGGCGCTGGCGGTGTCGCTGATCTGGGAGCTGGCCCGGGAGGACCCGGCCGCCCACCTCCGGCGGCGCGACGGCCGGTTCGTGGTCAGCCGCCCCGGCATCGTGCTGATCGACGAGATCGACGCCCACCTGCACGTCACCTGGCAGCAGCGGATCGGCTACTGGCTCAAGGCGCACTTCCCCGAGATCCAGTTCCTGGTCACCACCCACAGCCCGTACATCTGCCAGGCCGCCGACCCGAACGGCCTGATCCGGCTCGGCGCCCCCGGCGACGGCACCGCCCCGGCGGTGGTGGACGAGGAGCTGTACCGCCGGGTCGTCTACGGCAGCGGCGACGACGCGATCCTCTCCGAACTCTTCGGCCTGGAAAGCCCGTTCTCGGCGGAGGCGGAGCAACTGCGGCGTCGTGCGGGTGACCTGGAGGACGCGATGCTCGACGGCGAGGCGACCGACAATGAGCGCAGGGAATTCGACGAACTGTCGGAGAAGCTGTCCAGCTCGCTGAGCACCAGGGCCGCCGAAGTCGCCGCGCGCCTGGGGCGGCCCACGTGA
- a CDS encoding HNH endonuclease: MIPLRRPPLPVELGVRLGVQRERLAARPRVDVPTARDAWRGARTVRRDIGELLVLMAAGHARCMYCCDSQGTSVDHFEPIMLAPLRAFDWSNHLLACSYCNSNQKRELFPRDDVTQECLLVDPTVDPPERHLRLRLGDGRYRGLTEKGRRTIEVFGLNSRQSLVLGRLDAVAQCQGMLRDSVRQTGGGNLEGARRMLAALSRRPNGDVLYAMLSRRDLPDAARLLGGDDVVTALHQLAAMIDKARLV, encoded by the coding sequence GTGATTCCACTGCGACGCCCGCCGCTGCCGGTCGAGTTGGGGGTTCGGTTGGGTGTCCAGCGGGAGCGTCTGGCGGCCCGGCCGCGGGTGGACGTGCCCACCGCCCGCGACGCCTGGCGCGGGGCGCGTACCGTCCGCCGGGACATCGGCGAACTGCTGGTGCTGATGGCTGCCGGACATGCCCGGTGCATGTACTGCTGCGACAGCCAGGGGACCAGCGTCGACCACTTCGAGCCGATCATGCTGGCGCCGCTGCGGGCCTTCGACTGGTCCAACCACCTGCTCGCCTGCTCCTACTGCAACAGCAATCAGAAGCGTGAGCTCTTCCCCCGCGACGACGTCACCCAGGAGTGCCTACTGGTGGACCCGACCGTCGATCCGCCGGAGCGGCACCTGCGGCTGCGTCTCGGCGACGGCCGCTACCGGGGCCTGACCGAGAAGGGACGGCGCACCATCGAGGTCTTCGGCCTCAACAGCCGCCAGAGTCTCGTGCTCGGCCGACTCGATGCCGTGGCCCAGTGCCAGGGCATGCTGCGGGACAGCGTGCGGCAGACCGGCGGCGGGAACCTGGAGGGGGCCCGACGGATGCTGGCGGCGCTGAGCCGCAGGCCCAACGGCGACGTCCTCTACGCCATGCTGAGCCGCCGGGACCTGCCCGACGCCGCGCGCCTGCTCGGCGGGGACGACGTGGTGACGGCGCTCCACCAGTTGGCGGCCATGATCGACAAGGCCCGTCTAGTCTGA